In Salisediminibacterium beveridgei, one DNA window encodes the following:
- a CDS encoding ClpXP adapter SpxH family protein gives MNSSHSHFVCNDELGICCPADPAALFLTPKEKKPVEIHMFIDPLCPECWVLEPFVRKLQMEYSYYVTIKTFISHSGSNILPSSDKELGRLFKEMANSYNATACRTGMPCNGDVWHEQAITMPYIANLGIKAAELQGRAIGSKFLRRVREALFLRKKNIADKETLIECARFIDGMDVEEFKKDLNSESSEKALESDRKTTKEMNVNQLPALIFFGDDVNEPGLKVEGHYPYEVYVEIIEELVGKPLKKCPPIPLTDFISFYSIVSEKEISVLYDLSMEAVHKEMKKLKLRQMVDEIPTRQGYLWRYRKVEEVSEKTF, from the coding sequence ATGAATTCATCTCACAGTCATTTTGTATGTAACGACGAACTTGGAATTTGCTGTCCTGCTGATCCGGCCGCACTGTTTTTAACACCAAAAGAGAAGAAGCCGGTAGAAATTCACATGTTCATTGATCCGCTTTGCCCGGAGTGTTGGGTACTCGAACCATTCGTCAGAAAGCTGCAAATGGAATACAGTTATTATGTCACGATTAAAACATTTATCAGCCACAGTGGATCGAATATTCTCCCATCATCGGATAAAGAGCTTGGTCGTTTATTTAAAGAAATGGCAAACTCCTACAACGCAACTGCTTGCAGAACGGGAATGCCCTGTAATGGAGATGTTTGGCATGAACAGGCCATCACAATGCCTTATATTGCGAATCTCGGCATCAAAGCTGCCGAACTTCAAGGAAGAGCCATTGGCTCTAAATTTTTGAGGAGAGTCCGGGAAGCACTATTTCTGAGGAAAAAGAATATTGCAGACAAAGAAACTTTGATTGAATGTGCCCGTTTTATTGATGGCATGGATGTTGAGGAATTCAAGAAAGACCTTAATTCAGAGTCATCAGAAAAAGCCTTAGAATCAGATCGGAAAACAACAAAAGAAATGAACGTTAACCAATTGCCTGCCTTAATTTTTTTCGGGGATGATGTGAATGAACCTGGCTTAAAAGTCGAAGGTCATTATCCCTATGAAGTCTATGTAGAAATCATTGAAGAACTGGTGGGAAAACCGTTAAAAAAATGTCCTCCCATTCCATTGACTGATTTCATATCATTTTATTCAATTGTTTCAGAAAAAGAAATTTCGGTTCTTTATGATTTATCCATGGAAGCTGTCCATAAAGAAATGAAAAAATTAAAGTTACGCCAGATGGTCGATGAAATTCCTACGCGTCAAGGTTATTTATGGAGATACAGGAAAGTGGAAGAGGTTTCTGAAAAAACCTTTTAA
- a CDS encoding competence protein CoiA family protein — protein MLCKEEQHDYQKESNESATHQSAKAFVVEWLARKGVISETEKWIPVIQRRADIYFQFKDQEYVIEIQLSFINRKDFRMRYEDYLSVDIVPFWVGVDQVDGLNSDQKMTLLDELLIQMKPVPHACYIDVEKGTWLFRHGYFYLQNRTLTACEYVPDDELSIGAFLNKSVINQFTVCFSDSFIRRWLSQTKRKRLQKTLSLNQGERTVLGLLQEYGLNLNYFPAICRVPLQQQYILKTPPEIWQTWLLLAVIQRRDRIVITDLCDLMSEAVGKGIIQIRSNFMEDRGRMRLLVTEFVCWLHELGVVGQEYPGVYQLEHSITVKKNLETLLQDDELISKRYLTYLETRKK, from the coding sequence ATGCTTTGCAAAGAAGAACAACATGATTATCAAAAGGAATCAAATGAAAGTGCCACTCATCAAAGTGCAAAGGCATTTGTCGTTGAATGGTTAGCAAGAAAGGGGGTCATTTCGGAAACCGAAAAATGGATTCCAGTGATTCAGCGACGTGCGGATATCTATTTTCAGTTCAAAGACCAGGAATATGTAATTGAAATCCAGCTTTCCTTTATTAACAGAAAAGATTTCCGGATGCGTTATGAAGACTATTTATCTGTTGATATCGTGCCTTTCTGGGTGGGGGTGGATCAGGTTGATGGTTTAAACAGTGACCAGAAAATGACTCTTCTAGATGAGCTGTTGATACAAATGAAACCTGTTCCGCATGCCTGTTATATCGATGTGGAAAAAGGTACATGGCTTTTCAGGCACGGTTATTTTTACTTGCAGAACCGGACATTAACTGCCTGTGAGTATGTACCCGATGATGAATTATCCATCGGTGCATTTTTGAATAAAAGCGTGATTAATCAGTTCACTGTCTGTTTCTCAGACTCCTTTATCAGAAGGTGGCTCAGCCAAACAAAGCGTAAGAGGCTCCAGAAAACCTTATCCTTGAATCAAGGAGAACGAACTGTGCTGGGTTTGCTCCAAGAGTACGGATTGAACCTGAATTATTTTCCAGCTATCTGCCGCGTGCCGCTTCAGCAACAATACATATTGAAAACCCCTCCGGAAATCTGGCAGACATGGCTGCTTTTAGCAGTCATTCAACGGAGAGATCGGATTGTGATCACTGATCTTTGTGATCTGATGAGTGAAGCTGTCGGTAAGGGGATCATACAGATCAGATCAAACTTCATGGAGGACAGAGGTCGAATGCGACTTTTAGTCACCGAATTTGTATGCTGGTTACATGAATTGGGCGTAGTCGGGCAGGAATATCCTGGTGTTTATCAATTGGAACATTCCATCACGGTTAAAAAAAATCTCGAAACACTCTTGCAAGATGATGAATTGATCAGCAAACGATATTTGACTTATTTAGAGACGCGAAAAAAATAA
- the spxA gene encoding transcriptional regulator SpxA: MVTLFTSPSCTSCRKAKAWLQEHDIAFQERNIFSDPLSVEEVKQIVRMTEDGTDEIISTRSKVFQELEVELDMMPLQQLFQLISDNPGLLRRPIILDEKRIQVGYNEAEIRRFLPRTVRTFQLQEASKHLVNE; encoded by the coding sequence ATGGTAACTTTGTTCACATCGCCCAGCTGTACATCCTGCAGAAAAGCCAAGGCGTGGTTGCAGGAACATGACATTGCTTTTCAGGAACGAAATATATTTTCTGATCCATTGTCTGTAGAAGAAGTTAAACAGATTGTTCGCATGACTGAAGATGGCACAGATGAAATTATTTCAACCCGATCAAAAGTTTTTCAAGAACTGGAAGTTGAACTGGATATGATGCCGTTACAGCAGTTGTTTCAGCTGATCAGTGATAATCCCGGGCTTCTCAGAAGGCCAATTATACTTGATGAAAAGCGGATTCAGGTTGGTTATAATGAGGCTGAAATCCGAAGATTCCTCCCTCGAACAGTCCGTACTTTTCAATTGCAGGAAGCTTCAAAACATTTGGTGAATGAATAA
- the mecA gene encoding adaptor protein MecA, with protein MEIERINETTIKFFITYNDIENRGFNKEEIWYNRDKGEELFFEMMNEVSDQDQFEMNGPLWVQVHALDKGLEVIVTRGQINDGKVNLEIPMEEDLDTDQDGNLADMLDRGYTDAKPKNVSRDKILTVVFELDDLEDFIQFSKNFEEDVLSTLYHYKNKYFFEVTVDDSFSEAEQDNIVSQALEFGNETDVSVHLLKEYGKVIAEKNAVEVFRDNF; from the coding sequence ATGGAAATCGAAAGAATTAATGAAACGACAATAAAATTCTTTATCACTTATAATGATATTGAAAACAGAGGCTTTAACAAAGAAGAAATCTGGTATAACAGAGATAAAGGTGAGGAATTATTTTTTGAAATGATGAACGAAGTCAGTGATCAAGATCAATTTGAAATGAACGGTCCGCTTTGGGTGCAGGTTCATGCGTTAGATAAGGGTCTTGAAGTTATTGTGACTCGAGGGCAAATCAACGATGGCAAAGTGAATCTGGAAATTCCAATGGAAGAAGATCTCGATACGGACCAAGATGGTAATTTAGCAGATATGCTTGATCGTGGCTATACAGATGCAAAACCTAAAAACGTAAGCAGAGACAAAATTCTGACTGTCGTTTTTGAATTGGATGATTTGGAAGACTTTATTCAGTTCAGTAAGAACTTTGAAGAGGATGTCCTTTCCACATTGTATCACTACAAAAACAAGTATTTTTTCGAAGTGACGGTGGACGATTCTTTTTCCGAAGCAGAACAGGATAACATTGTGAGCCAAGCGCTGGAATTTGGTAATGAAACGGATGTCAGTGTTCATCTGTTAAAAGAGTATGGAAAAGTGATTGCTGAAAAAAATGCTGTAGAAGTGTTTAGAGATAATTTTTAG
- the pepF gene encoding oligoendopeptidase F, with the protein MATSALPKREEIPVEKTWDLEDIFKTDDEWETLFEEISKEIPEIEKFQGTLSESAEQLYLALQFEDALSIKLGKLFVYARMRYDQDTTNSYYQGLHDRASQLVTKASKAGSFITPELLSIQEEKLQAFLEEKEELKLYEHAFERLNKKRPHVLSEKEESLLAQAGEVTSAASSTFGMLNNADLKFPTIKDEDGNETEVSHGRFIRFLQSDDRRVREDAFKAMYSTYTNFRNTFASTLSGNVKKNLFQASVRNYNNAREAAMSKNHIPEVVYDQLVNTVNKNLHLLHRYIDIRKRALGVDELHMWDLYTPIVKDVDMKVSYEEAKELMVEGLKPMGDEYVSIVQEGLNKRWVDVEENQGKRSGAYSSGTFGTKPYVLMNWQDDVNNLFTLAHEFGHSVHSYYTRKYQPFPYADYSIFVAEVASTTNEALLNHYLQNKETDKQRKLYLLNQFLEGFRGTVFRQTMFAEFEQLIHEKAEAGVPLTADSLSEWYYELNRKYFGDQLVIDDEIAMEWARIPHFYMNFYVYQYATGYSAATALAKQILNEGEPAVTRFVDYLKAGNSDYPIEVLKKAGVDMTSAEPVEQALKVFEETLNELEELMFD; encoded by the coding sequence ATGGCCACATCTGCTTTACCGAAAAGAGAAGAAATCCCGGTTGAAAAAACCTGGGATCTTGAGGACATTTTTAAGACAGACGACGAATGGGAAACATTATTTGAAGAGATCAGTAAAGAGATTCCTGAAATCGAGAAGTTCCAAGGGACTTTATCTGAATCCGCTGAACAATTGTACCTTGCATTGCAATTTGAAGATGCGTTATCGATCAAACTTGGTAAATTGTTTGTTTATGCACGTATGCGTTATGACCAGGATACAACCAATTCCTATTATCAGGGATTGCATGACAGGGCATCACAACTTGTGACAAAAGCGTCCAAAGCGGGATCATTCATTACGCCTGAGTTATTGTCAATCCAGGAAGAAAAACTGCAAGCATTTCTTGAAGAGAAAGAAGAGTTAAAACTGTATGAGCATGCTTTTGAAAGATTGAATAAAAAGCGCCCTCATGTATTATCCGAAAAGGAGGAGTCATTGCTTGCTCAGGCAGGAGAAGTCACCAGCGCAGCATCTTCCACATTCGGTATGTTGAACAATGCTGATTTGAAATTTCCAACTATCAAAGACGAAGATGGAAATGAAACAGAAGTATCCCACGGTCGCTTCATTCGCTTTTTACAAAGTGATGATCGAAGGGTCAGAGAAGATGCCTTCAAAGCTATGTATTCTACGTATACGAATTTCAGAAATACCTTTGCATCAACCTTGAGTGGTAACGTAAAGAAAAACTTATTTCAGGCAAGCGTACGCAACTATAACAATGCGCGGGAAGCTGCGATGAGTAAAAACCATATACCGGAAGTTGTCTACGATCAACTGGTGAACACGGTGAATAAGAATTTGCATCTGCTCCATCGCTATATTGACATTCGTAAGCGTGCGCTTGGTGTCGATGAACTCCACATGTGGGATCTCTATACACCGATTGTGAAAGATGTGGATATGAAAGTCAGCTACGAGGAAGCGAAGGAGCTCATGGTGGAAGGCTTGAAACCGATGGGGGATGAGTATGTTTCAATCGTTCAGGAAGGGCTGAATAAACGCTGGGTTGATGTTGAAGAAAATCAGGGGAAAAGAAGTGGCGCATATTCATCAGGGACGTTCGGAACAAAACCATATGTGCTGATGAACTGGCAGGATGATGTGAACAATCTGTTTACGCTGGCGCATGAATTCGGTCATTCCGTGCACAGCTATTATACACGGAAATACCAGCCATTCCCTTATGCCGATTACTCGATTTTTGTAGCAGAGGTCGCTTCAACAACAAACGAAGCATTATTGAATCATTATCTGCAAAACAAGGAAACGGATAAGCAGCGTAAGTTGTATCTGTTGAACCAGTTTCTTGAAGGGTTCAGAGGCACAGTTTTCCGTCAAACGATGTTTGCCGAATTTGAACAGCTGATCCACGAAAAAGCAGAAGCGGGTGTGCCTTTAACAGCTGATTCGTTGAGCGAATGGTATTATGAGCTGAATCGTAAATACTTTGGTGATCAATTGGTTATTGACGATGAAATTGCTATGGAATGGGCGCGAATTCCTCATTTCTATATGAATTTCTATGTGTATCAGTATGCAACTGGGTACAGTGCTGCAACTGCATTGGCTAAACAAATTCTGAACGAAGGAGAACCGGCAGTCACCCGATTTGTTGATTATCTGAAAGCAGGGAATTCGGATTACCCAATCGAAGTATTGAAAAAAGCCGGAGTGGATATGACATCTGCAGAACCGGTTGAACAGGCATTAAAAGTGTTTGAAGAAACGTTAAATGAACTCGAAGAGCTGATGTTTGATTAA